The segment CGACAGCTTCGTGGATAGCCCGGTGGGCGATCTGTCGGGACTGCGTCCGGGCGGGATCCCCGAATGGAACCTCTCTACCTCGGCCACTTACGCGCATGAATTCGGCGCGAGCGGCAACCGGCTGATCAGCCGGATCGATTTCAGCCACGAAAGCAACACCGCGATCAACAACGGCCTGCCGACGTTCGGTCCGAACAGCTTCCGGCGCGAAGTGAACCTGGTGAATGCGTCGATGACGCTGGCGCTCAACAACGGGCTGGAAATCGGTGCATTTGCCCGCAACCTGCTCGACGATCGCTACATCGTGACGGTGTTCGACGGCGTGGCCCAGGCGGGCACCGTTTCGGGCTACCCGAACACGCCGCGCACCTATGGCGCACTGGCACGGTTCAAGTTCTGATCACGCGCCTGCGCGCGTTTTCGTTGACGCAAGGAAGGGCCCCGTTCGCGGGGCCCTTTTTTGTTGCGCGCCGATAGCTCTTATGTTCCCCTCCCCAACAGGGAAACAACAGAGGGGACAGTTTCCATGGATTGGATGATACTGCCGTTTAAGCGTTACGCCGAATTCTCGGGCCGCTCGCGCCGTATGGAATACTGGATGTTCGCGCTGCTCAACGTGATCGTCGTGACGGTGCTGATGTTCGTCATCTTCGGAGCGGGCGGGGCAGCCGGCTTGATGGCGCCGGGCGCCAGTGGCGAACTGGGCGCGGGTTTCGGTGCGCTGTTTGGCGGAGTGGGTTTGCTGATGCTGCTGTACGCGGCGATCGTGTTGGTCCCCAGCATCGCCGTGACCGTGCGCCGGTTGCACGATCGCGACAAGAGCGGGTGGTGGTATCTTGGCGCGATCATCGGGGGGATGATCCCGGTCGTGGGATTTCTGGTTTCGATCGCGTTCCTGGTGCTGATGGCGCTGCCGGGCACCCCGGGTCCGAACCGCTTCGGGCCCGATCCCAAGGGCGTGGGCGAAGCCGAAACGTTCGCTTGATCTGCGCGGCAGGCGCTGCGGGCTCAAAGCGCCCGCAGCGCCTGTGCCGGTTTCGCGCGGAGCAGCGGCAAGGCGCCGGCGAGCGCGAACAACACAACCAGCGCGAGGCCTGCGCCAAGCACGCCGAACACCGCCGGCCACGCGGGCAGCCAGTCGAACTCGAACAACTGGGTCACCACCGCCCACGCGGCGAGGAGCCCGAGCGCGAGGGACACCAGCGCAAGCAGCGCGGCGAGGGCGCCATACTCTGCCAGAGCCAGTAACAAGACCTGCCGCCTGCTGGCGCCGAGTACGCGCAGGATCACGGTATCGTAAGTGCGCTGCGCCCGCGCCGCGGCGATCGCTCCCAGCAGCACGGCCAAGCCCGCCAGAACCGCCACCGAAGCGGCGGCGAGGGTGGCTAGCCCCACTTGAGTTAGCAGTTCGCGCGCCTGAACCAGCACCGGCCCTGTCTCGATCACGCTGGATGACGGAAACGCGCGCACGAGGTCGCGCAACAGCGCCCCTTTTGCGCCGTCATCGGGCAGCTCGATGGTTGCGGCGACGTTGTGGGGCGCGTCGCGCAGCGTGTTGGGGCTGAACACCAGCACATAGTTGAAGCCCATGGTCTGCCAGTCGATCCGCCGCAGCGATGCGATCCGCGCACTGCGCTCGGTTCCCAGGATGCCGATGGTCAGGAAGTCGCCCACCCCGACGCCGATCGCCTGCGCCAGATCCTCGTCGATCGACACCAGCGGTTCGCCGGCATGGTTCTCCGGCCACCATTCACCCTGCGTGAGCGTATTCCCGGGGGGCACCTCATCCGCGTAGGTCAGCCCCCGCTCACCGCGGAGTGCCCAAGCGTCCTCCGGCAAATTCTCTCCCAGGCTGGCGACGCGGGTCATGGCGTCCTTGGGGCCGTAGGCCAGGATCGCGCCGCGCAGCGCTGGCACCGTTTGTACCGCAGAGCCGGGCGCGACGCGGTCCACCAGCCCGGTGAATGCCCCCACTTGCTCCTTTGGCACGTCGAGCACGAAGTAGTCAGGCGCACGCTCAGGTACGCGCTGGGCGATCGTGCCGTCGATGCTGGTCTGGACCGCGGCGAGCAGCACGAACGCCGACAGGCCAAAGCCGAGGGCCGTCACCAGCGTCCCGGTCGCCGCGCCCGGGCGGTGCAGGTTGGCCAGCGCGGCGCGCCACAGCGGATCGCGCGGGCGCGGCAGGCGGGCAGCGACCAACCGGATGCCCCAACCAAGCGCCGCGAGCAGGATAAGCGCTGCCGCCGCCCCGCCCAGAAATCCCGCGGTCATCAATGGTTGCCGGGCGGTCGCCAGCGCGAGAGCGGCAATCGCGGCCAAACCGGCGGCGACCACCGCGATCGCGATCCGGTCCCATCCCAACGGAGATACGCGCTCGCGCATCAGGGCCATGGCCGGGAAACGCCGCGCGCGCAGCAGCGGCGGCGCGGCAAAGACGAGCGCTACGAGCAGGCCATACGCCAGTGCGCTGAACAGCGCCGCGGGCGCGAACACGATGCCGGTACCAATCGGCAGCAGCCCGGCAAGTGCGCGTGCGATCACCGGCGTGAGCGCGACCCCGGCAACGATCCCCGCGATGCTGCCCACCAGCGAGGCGGCGCCGATTTCCATGGCGTAAATGCGGGCGATGTCGCCGCTGGTGGCGCCAAGCACCTTCAGCGTGGCGATGTTCTGGCGCCGGGCGTCGAGGTATGACGACACGCCCCCGCCGATGCCGATCCCCGCGATCACCAAGGCGGCGAGCCCCACCAGGGTCAGGAACTCCCCCATGCGGCCCACGAAGCGGTCCACGCCGGGCGCGCCCCTGTCGCGTGTGCGGATCTCGAACCCGGCGGCGGGAAAGCGCGCCTTCAACTCGGCTTCGACCGCTTGCGGATCGCCCGGCTGCGTGAAGGCGACGTTGGTTTTGGAGCGGTACATTGCGCCCGGCGCGGTGAGCCCGGCGGCCGCGGGCACATCGGCGCGCACGATTATCGTCGGGCCAAGCTGGAACCCTTCGCCCAGCCGATCCGGTTCCTGGTCGAGTAGCCCGCCGACCCGCAACCGGGCCGAACCGATTGTCAGCAGGTCCCCCGGTTTCACGCCCAGCCGGTCTGCGGCGCCAGGAGCGACCCAGGCGGCGCCGGCGGGCGGGGCACCGACCGTCTGGCCATCCAGCAGCGTCGCACGGCCATACAGCGGCCAGCGGTCGTCCACCGCTTTCAACTCGACGGGCGCTGCGGCATCCGCGGAACTCGCCATGGCCTGCATCCGCAGCCCTTGCGACACGGTGCCGAGCGCGCGCAACGCGGCGAGTTCAGGCGGCGTAGGCGCGCGCTGCCACAACGCGACCTGCACGTCCGCGCCCAGGAATTCGCGGCCACGCTCGCTCAGCTGGCGTTCGATCGTGCTTGTCAAAGTGCCGATCGCCGCGAGCGCGCCGGTTCCGAGGAACAGGCACACGAGCAGCAAGCGCAGTCCGTGGAAGCGCGCGGAGAGGTCACGCCGCGCAATGCGCCAGGCGATCGCCCAGGTCATGGAACGCACCTTGGGTCCCGCATCACGGTCGCAGGTCGCTCGCGATCCGGCCATCGGCCAGCGTGATCACCCGCTGGCAGCGGGCCGCGAGCTCCACGTCGTGGGTGATCACGAGCAGGGTGGCGCCGGTTTCGGCCCGGCGGGAGAGGAGGAGGTCCACGATCGTCTGACCAGTCGCCGCATCCAGGTTGCCGGTCGGTTCGTCGGCGAAGATCAGCGGGGGCCGGGGCGCGGTCGCCCGTGCGATCGCGACCCGCTGCTGTTCCCCACCGGAGAGCTGGGTCGGATAGTGGCCGAGCCGATGGCCCAGGCCCACAGCGGACAATTCCGCCCGCGCCCGTTCCTGCGCATCGGCCATGCCGGCCAACTCCATCGGGGTGGCGACGTTCTCCTCCGCCGTCATGGTGGGCAGCAAGTGAAACGCTTGCAGGACGA is part of the Altererythrobacter sp. TH136 genome and harbors:
- a CDS encoding DUF805 domain-containing protein — protein: MILPFKRYAEFSGRSRRMEYWMFALLNVIVVTVLMFVIFGAGGAAGLMAPGASGELGAGFGALFGGVGLLMLLYAAIVLVPSIAVTVRRLHDRDKSGWWYLGAIIGGMIPVVGFLVSIAFLVLMALPGTPGPNRFGPDPKGVGEAETFA
- a CDS encoding FtsX-like permease family protein, with the protein product MTWAIAWRIARRDLSARFHGLRLLLVCLFLGTGALAAIGTLTSTIERQLSERGREFLGADVQVALWQRAPTPPELAALRALGTVSQGLRMQAMASSADAAAPVELKAVDDRWPLYGRATLLDGQTVGAPPAGAAWVAPGAADRLGVKPGDLLTIGSARLRVGGLLDQEPDRLGEGFQLGPTIIVRADVPAAAGLTAPGAMYRSKTNVAFTQPGDPQAVEAELKARFPAAGFEIRTRDRGAPGVDRFVGRMGEFLTLVGLAALVIAGIGIGGGVSSYLDARRQNIATLKVLGATSGDIARIYAMEIGAASLVGSIAGIVAGVALTPVIARALAGLLPIGTGIVFAPAALFSALAYGLLVALVFAAPPLLRARRFPAMALMRERVSPLGWDRIAIAVVAAGLAAIAALALATARQPLMTAGFLGGAAAALILLAALGWGIRLVAARLPRPRDPLWRAALANLHRPGAATGTLVTALGFGLSAFVLLAAVQTSIDGTIAQRVPERAPDYFVLDVPKEQVGAFTGLVDRVAPGSAVQTVPALRGAILAYGPKDAMTRVASLGENLPEDAWALRGERGLTYADEVPPGNTLTQGEWWPENHAGEPLVSIDEDLAQAIGVGVGDFLTIGILGTERSARIASLRRIDWQTMGFNYVLVFSPNTLRDAPHNVAATIELPDDGAKGALLRDLVRAFPSSSVIETGPVLVQARELLTQVGLATLAAASVAVLAGLAVLLGAIAAARAQRTYDTVILRVLGASRRQVLLLALAEYGALAALLALVSLALGLLAAWAVVTQLFEFDWLPAWPAVFGVLGAGLALVVLFALAGALPLLRAKPAQALRAL
- a CDS encoding ABC transporter ATP-binding protein — encoded protein: MTSAHPAICARNLSLTYGSASAPVDVLRGIDLDIGAGEVVALLGPSGSGKSSLMAVLTGLERASGGTLSVAGADFAQMDEDALARARRGRIGIVLQAFHLLPTMTAEENVATPMELAGMADAQERARAELSAVGLGHRLGHYPTQLSGGEQQRVAIARATAPRPPLIFADEPTGNLDAATGQTIVDLLLSRRAETGATLLVITHDVELAARCQRVITLADGRIASDLRP